In one window of Pseudomonas benzenivorans DNA:
- a CDS encoding thiazole synthase: MTHATPVPDPLLIAGQAFASRLLVGTGHYADLHETRAAIQASAAQIITFAVRRSNLGQDADQPNLLDAIAPERYTLLPNTAGCYTAKDAVRTCLLARELLDGHNLVKLEVLGDAQTLYPDIGETLVAARQLVELGFEVMVYTSDDPLVARRLEELGCVAVMPLGAPIGSGLGIRNPYNIRLIVENARVPIIVDAGVGTASDAAIAMELGCAGVLMNTAIARAREPVRMAQAMRKAVEAGREAYLAGRMPRRLGGDASSPLGGLFL, encoded by the coding sequence ATGACCCACGCGACCCCAGTACCCGATCCGCTGCTCATTGCCGGCCAGGCCTTCGCCTCGCGCCTGCTGGTCGGCACCGGCCACTACGCCGACCTGCACGAGACCCGCGCGGCGATTCAGGCCAGCGCGGCGCAGATCATCACCTTCGCCGTGCGCCGCAGCAACCTCGGCCAGGACGCCGACCAGCCCAACCTGCTCGACGCCATCGCCCCCGAGCGCTATACCCTGCTGCCCAATACCGCCGGCTGCTACACGGCCAAGGATGCGGTGCGCACCTGCCTGCTGGCGCGCGAACTGCTGGACGGCCACAACCTGGTGAAGCTGGAGGTGCTCGGCGACGCCCAGACCCTCTACCCGGACATCGGCGAGACCCTGGTCGCCGCCCGCCAGCTGGTCGAGCTGGGCTTCGAGGTGATGGTCTACACCAGCGACGACCCGCTGGTGGCGCGGCGTCTGGAGGAGCTTGGCTGCGTGGCGGTGATGCCCCTGGGCGCGCCGATCGGCTCCGGCCTGGGCATCCGCAACCCCTACAACATCCGCCTGATAGTCGAGAACGCCAGGGTGCCGATCATCGTCGATGCCGGCGTCGGCACCGCCTCGGATGCCGCCATCGCCATGGAACTGGGCTGCGCCGGGGTGCTGATGAACACCGCCATCGCCCGCGCCCGCGAGCCGGTGCGCATGGCCCAGGCGATGCGCAAGGCGGTGGAGGCCGGGCGCGAGGCCTACCTGGCCGGACGCATGCCGCGGCGCCTCGGCGGCGACGCCTCCTCGCCGTTGGGCGGTCTGTTCCTGTGA
- the folD gene encoding bifunctional methylenetetrahydrofolate dehydrogenase/methenyltetrahydrofolate cyclohydrolase FolD: MTKLAEDSRQDQPRAARIDGKAFADKLRAEVAVDASRFAQEHGRQPGLAVVLVGDDPASQVYVRTKMRQAAEVGIASFPHLLGADASEAELLALIDSLNRDDRVDAILVQLPLPASINEKVVIEAIDPAKDVDGFHPYNVGRLSGGRAALVPCTPLGCLLLLQDRLGDLSGLKAVVVGRSNIVGRPMAQLLLNADCTVTTVHSRSRNLAEECRQADILVVAVGRPGMIGAEHIKPGATVLDVGINRIEAAEGQGQLVGDVDFAAASAVAGALTPVPGGIGPMTVACLLRNTLTAARQRVQQPQG, encoded by the coding sequence ATGACCAAGCTTGCAGAAGACTCCCGCCAGGACCAGCCTCGGGCCGCGCGGATCGACGGCAAAGCCTTCGCCGATAAACTGCGGGCCGAGGTGGCGGTCGATGCAAGCCGGTTTGCCCAGGAACATGGGCGTCAGCCGGGGCTGGCGGTGGTGCTGGTGGGCGATGATCCGGCCAGCCAGGTCTACGTGCGGACCAAGATGCGTCAGGCCGCCGAGGTGGGCATCGCGTCCTTTCCCCATCTGCTCGGGGCCGACGCCAGCGAGGCCGAGTTGCTGGCCCTGATCGACTCGTTGAACCGCGATGACCGGGTCGACGCCATCCTGGTGCAGCTGCCGCTACCGGCGTCGATCAACGAGAAGGTGGTGATCGAGGCGATCGATCCGGCCAAGGATGTCGACGGTTTTCACCCCTATAACGTCGGTCGCCTGAGTGGCGGCCGGGCGGCCCTGGTGCCCTGTACGCCGCTGGGTTGCCTGCTGCTGTTGCAGGACCGTCTCGGCGATCTGAGCGGGCTCAAGGCGGTGGTGGTCGGGCGTTCGAATATCGTCGGCAGGCCCATGGCGCAGCTGTTGCTGAATGCCGACTGCACGGTGACCACCGTGCATTCGCGCAGCCGCAACCTGGCCGAGGAGTGTCGCCAGGCCGATATTCTGGTGGTCGCGGTGGGGCGGCCCGGGATGATCGGGGCCGAGCACATCAAGCCGGGGGCCACGGTGCTGGATGTCGGCATCAACCGCATCGAGGCTGCCGAGGGCCAGGGGCAGTTGGTCGGAGATGTCGACTTCGCCGCGGCGTCCGCCGTCGCCGGCGCGCTGACGCCGGTGCCCGGCGGCATAGGCCCGATGACGGTCGCCTGTCTGCTGCGCAATACCCTCACCGCGGCCCGGCAGCGCGTTCAGCAGCCGCAGGGCTGA
- a CDS encoding aminotransferase class V-fold PLP-dependent enzyme yields the protein MSKLFPSIDPDGLIEYSVVYTDRALNHMSQAFQQVMNDISRTLKRVYNAQAVAVVPGSGTFGMEAVARQLATGQKCLVLRNGWFSYRWSQILEMGAIPAATTVLKARPVETGPQAAFAPAPLEEVLATIRAEKPQLVFAPHVETASGMLLPDDYLRAVADAVHAVGGLFVLDCIASGTLWVDMQACGIDVLLSAPQKGWSASPCCALVMLGERAVARVEATQSSSFACDLKKWLQIMQAYEQGGHAYHATMPCDALARFRDAMQEAEAYGFAKVCEEQLQLGQRVRQLLSARGFKSVAATGFEAPGVVVCYTDDAEIKSGRKFAAQGLQTAAGVPLQCDEPADFQTFRIGLFGLDKLHNIQRTLDTLEQALAHIGRG from the coding sequence ATGTCGAAACTCTTCCCCAGTATCGATCCCGATGGCCTGATCGAGTATTCGGTGGTCTACACCGACCGCGCCCTCAACCATATGTCGCAGGCCTTCCAGCAGGTGATGAACGACATCTCGCGCACCCTCAAGCGGGTCTATAACGCCCAGGCCGTGGCGGTGGTGCCGGGCAGCGGGACCTTCGGCATGGAAGCGGTGGCACGCCAGCTGGCCACGGGACAGAAGTGCCTGGTGCTGCGCAACGGCTGGTTCAGCTACCGCTGGAGCCAGATCCTCGAGATGGGTGCCATTCCGGCCGCCACCACCGTGCTCAAGGCCCGCCCGGTCGAGACCGGGCCCCAGGCCGCCTTCGCCCCGGCGCCCCTCGAGGAGGTGCTGGCGACCATCCGCGCGGAGAAGCCGCAGCTGGTGTTCGCCCCCCATGTGGAGACCGCCTCGGGCATGCTCCTGCCCGACGACTACCTGCGCGCCGTGGCCGACGCCGTGCACGCCGTCGGCGGCCTGTTCGTGCTCGACTGCATCGCCTCCGGCACCCTCTGGGTGGACATGCAGGCCTGTGGCATCGACGTGCTGCTCAGCGCGCCGCAGAAGGGTTGGAGCGCCTCGCCCTGCTGCGCCCTGGTGATGCTCGGCGAACGGGCCGTGGCAAGGGTCGAGGCCACCCAGAGCAGCAGCTTCGCCTGCGACCTGAAGAAGTGGCTGCAGATCATGCAGGCCTACGAGCAGGGCGGCCATGCCTACCACGCGACCATGCCCTGCGACGCCCTGGCGCGCTTCCGCGACGCGATGCAGGAAGCCGAGGCCTACGGCTTCGCCAAGGTGTGCGAGGAACAGCTGCAACTCGGCCAGCGGGTGCGCCAGCTACTGAGTGCCAGGGGCTTCAAGAGCGTCGCCGCCACGGGTTTCGAGGCCCCCGGCGTGGTGGTCTGCTACACCGACGACGCCGAGATCAAGAGCGGTAGGAAGTTCGCCGCCCAAGGCCTGCAGACCGCCGCCGGCGTGCCCCTGCAGTGCGACGAGCCGGCCGACTTCCAGACCTTCCGTATCGGCCTGTTCGGCCTCGACAAGCTGCACAATATCCAGCGTACGCTCGACACCCTGGAACAGGCGCTGGCGCACATCGGGCGAGGGTGA
- the thiS gene encoding sulfur carrier protein ThiS — MEVQINGTTERLPEGISLAQLLVHLDLHARRLAIEHNLDVVPRSQYGAVRLQQGDRLEIVHAIGGG; from the coding sequence ATTGAAGTGCAGATCAACGGGACCACCGAGCGGCTCCCGGAGGGCATCAGCCTGGCGCAACTGCTGGTGCACCTGGACCTGCACGCCCGGCGCCTGGCCATCGAGCACAACCTGGACGTGGTGCCCCGCAGCCAGTACGGCGCGGTGCGCCTGCAACAGGGCGACCGCCTGGAGATCGTCCACGCCATCGGCGGCGGCTGA